From the genome of Spodoptera frugiperda isolate SF20-4 chromosome 23, AGI-APGP_CSIRO_Sfru_2.0, whole genome shotgun sequence, one region includes:
- the LOC118267156 gene encoding transcription factor E2F5, with the protein MADFKSKRHEKSLGLLTTKFVSLLQKAKDGVLDLKIATNLLAVRQKRRIYDITNVLEGIGLIEKRSKNSIQWKGAGPDCKTSDIGNKVVHLRKQIARLDDQERLLDKQLHWIEQSIKNVLDDTDNSKLCYVTNTDIRDCIIDEQILVLEAPLGAQLSVGALPTKQKYVTEIRQSGIARTKCLTTDPHYYLHLKSTESVGVILLSDNENDKESEDDSSMDDLEVKKLTESSSEENKYSNYLMRLSPPVTKHDFSFTLHGTEGLCDLYDIPC; encoded by the exons ATGGCAGACTTTAAATCTAAAAGACATGAAAAGTCTTTGGGTTTACTCACAACGAAATTCGTGTCTTTGCTTCAAAAAGCCAAGGATGGTGTTTTGGATTTGAAAATC gcgACAAACTTGTTAGCCGTAAGACAGAAGAGAAGAATATATGACATAACTAATGTGTTGGAAGGAATCGGGCTTATTGAGAAAAGAAGTAAGAACAGTATACAATGGAA AGGTGCAGGACCAGATTGCAAAACAAGTGATATTGGTAATAAAGTTGTACATTTGCGAAAACAGATTGCGCGCCTAGACGATCAGGAGAGATTACTTGATAA ACAGTTACATTGGATTgaacaaagtataaaaaatgtattggaTGACACAGACAACAGTAAACTATGTTATGTTACGAATACAGATATTCGCGACTGCATTATAGATGAACAAATACTCGTGTTAGAAGCACCTTTAGGTGCTCAGTTATCAGTTGGTGCTCTACCC ACTAAGCAGAAGTATGTTACTGAAATCCGGCAGTCAGGGATAGCGAGAACAAAATGtcta ACGACAGATCCACATTATTATCTACATTTAAAATCAACGGAATCCGTAGGAGTTATACTTTTAAGTGATAATGAAAACGATAAG gaaaGTGAAGATGACTCAAGTATGGACGACCTTGAAGTAAAGAAACTCACAGAAAGCAGTagtgaagaaaataaatatagca ATTATCTCATGAGACTGAGCCCACCTGTGACAAAACATGACTTCTCGTTCACCCTACATGGCACGGAAGGACTATGTGATTTGTACGATATCCCATGCTAG
- the LOC118266948 gene encoding uncharacterized protein LOC118266948, with amino-acid sequence MDVCEATDASYCILEEASQDNLEICESTSDVNTRNTEGKLSDGTEKPCAVWTLNATTTLLKLYENKLEMLETPKKKTRIWIAISQSLSEYGIEMTPDQVRWKINALTKKYKQCVDSGQHDKFKYFKIMNDIYSQYHVDCDSYALTELLHKKKDNRSGNDQNSKMNQESKAVIEMRKIRLANRIESDRFQGKIQLEKQWLEYLQRQEEQKQWRDEIYDRNLKLREEELELRRRELEIKETLELKKIELKEKEYRETLQIEREKCELLKEMFSKRY; translated from the exons aTGGATGTTTGCGAAGCTACTGACGCATCATACTGTATTTTAGAAGAAG ctTCCCAAGATAACTTGGAAATCTGTGAAAGCACCAGTGATGTAAATACTAGAAATACAGAAGGCAAACTGAGTGATGGTACAGAAAAACCTT GTGCAGTATGGACATTGAATGCTACAACTActcttttaaaattgtatgaaaataaattagaaatgtTAGAAACACCAAAGAAGAAAACCAGGATCTGGATCGCTATATCACAAAGTTTAAGTGAATATGGAATTGAG ATGACTCCAGATCAAGTCAGATGGAAAATAAATGCCCTCACCAAGAAATACAAACAATGTGTTGACAGCGGACAGCATGATAAATTCAAATACTTTAAAATCATGAACGACATTTATTCACAGTACCATGTTGACTGTGATTCCTATGCATTAACAGAACTTTTACATAAAAAGAAAGATAATAGAAGTGGAAATGATCAGAATTCTAAAATGAATCAAGAAAGCAAAGCTGTTATTGAGATGCGGAAAATAAGGTTGGCCAACAGAATAGAAAGTGATAGATTCCAAGGAAAAATTCAACTGGAAAAGCAGTGGTTAGAATACTTGCAGAGACAAGAGGAACAAAAGCAATGGCGAGATGAAATCTATGACAGAAATTTAAAATTGCGAGAAGAAGAACTAGAGCTACGGAGAAGAGAGTTAGAAATAAAAGAGACATTAGAATTGAAAAAGatagaattaaaagaaaaagaatacaGAGAAACACTGCAGATAGAAAGAGAAAAATGTGAATTGTTGAAGGAAATGTTTAGTAAAAGATATTAG
- the LOC118267148 gene encoding uncharacterized protein LOC118267148, with product MDKQKLVLWLTETAVSSDESDSSEWSDVCTVKQDVSEDEDMSDADEDTLFFPLMQYLIRLRRKRVDDYLHIIDSWTDAEFKNRMRLSRKTAYRLIDELEKSGFIASHKFGLKPLEPKLCFYIFLSFIANSEPLTPIATRFDISISSTFRVIRRVVAWILTKLNDAIKWPQTFEEISYICDAFHSKTRITHMVGIIDCTHIKIEKPKNAREYCNPKGYFSVILQATIDANLRFTNVFCGEPGSSNCTRVLKKSPLYNTASQNRNALFPHNTFLVGHSGYPSLPWLMPPFRENKRLTPQQREFNSLHLSTRKLSDKAFSLLKGRFRRIKLFTVYRNIAFITDTIVAACILHNYCVNENDHLEEHE from the exons ATGGATAAACAAAAGCTTGTTCTTTGGTTAACTGAAACCGCAGTTAGTAGTGACGAAAGTGATTCAAGTGAATGGAGTGATGTTTGTACTGTAAAACAAGATGTTTCTGAAGATGAGGATATGAGTGATGCTGATGAAGACACACTCTTTTTCCCTTTAATGCAGTATTTAATAAGACTGAGACGGAAACGAGTAGATGATTATTTACACATCATAGACTCATGGACAGATGCGGAATTTAAAAATCGGATGAGATTATCTAGAAAAACTGCGTACCGGCTCATTG ATGAACTGGAGAAGTCAGGATTTATAGCCTCTCATAAGTTCGGATTAAAGCCATTGGAACCTAAGCTTTGcttctacatatttttatcttttattgcAAATTCAGAGCCACTAACTCCAATCGCAACAAGATTCGACATTTCTATCTCATCTACATTCAGAGTTATAAGGAGAGTAGTTGCATGGATACTTACCAAATTAAATGACGCCATAAAGTGGCCTCAAACATTTGAAGAAATAAGTTACATCTGTGATGCATTTCATTCTAAGACTAGAATTACCCATATGGTAGGAATAATTGACTGTACACATATTAAAATAGAGAAACCCAAGAATGCAAGAGAATATTGCAATCCTAAAGGATACTTTTCTGTGATTCTTCAAGCTACAATTGATGCAAACCTTAGGTTTACTAATGTGTTTTGTGGAGAACCTGGCTCTTCTAATTGTACTAGAGTTCTGAAGAAGTCACCATTGTATAATACTGCATCTCAAAATAGAAATGCTCTATTTCCACATAATACCTTTCTAGTAGGACATTCAGGTTATCCCTCTTTACCATGGCTGATGCCACCATTTAGAGAAAACAAGAGATTAACACCACAACAGAGGGAATTTAACTCTTTACATTTATCAACTAGAAAATTAAGTGATAAGGCATTCAGTCTGCTCAAGGGAAGGTTTAGGAGAATAAAACTATTTACTGTGTATAGAAATATAGCCTTTATA
- the LOC118267155 gene encoding WD repeat-containing protein 46 gives MKNPKKNAPKRYFDVEEKSSEQKEQDVEVYNIKNNKRTDNKRIQKRKPHKNFKGKAPIDPEKLEAHSRGEGVGKGVKHPLHAAKLRKKERKYTYAQEQAARAEILLTEDHGGLEVDEDVKTTAISQKIIAENVDISAATKIFELNLDFGPYRAKYSRNGRHLLLGSKKGHLAAFDWVTKKLHFEINVMESIHDISWMHTETMVAAAQKEWLYMYDNTGTELHCVKKMDKILRMEFLPYHFLLAAVNEFGFMTWLDISIGEVVGHYNNHLGRTSVIAQNPYNATICLGNSKGVVSLWSPTIKEPLAKILCHKTPLTAIAVDNRGMYMATSGVDRSMKIWDIRNLDGPVQHYRLRSAPVDLEFSQKDMLAVGLDEVVEIYNNCCSQTTDRPYLRHRMAKTITNFKYCPYEDVLGIGTRSGFTSIIVPGSGEPNFDALESNPFQNKKQRKEAEVKALLDKIPAELITLNPFDITEVDVPSLQEQMEAKKKLLYLKPKKMDFTPRHKKKGKTQIARKKIIKQVARKEFIEQAKEAQKALDLPQPESAKKPSFGVLDRFVPTVKTKK, from the exons ATGAAGAATCCAAAAAAG AACGCTCCAAAACGTTATTTTGATGTCGAAGAAAAGAGTTCTGAGCAGAAGGAACAAGATGTAGAAGTATACAACATAAAG AATAATAAAAGAACAGATAATAAGCGTATACAGAAGAGGAAACCACATAAAAACTTTAAGGGGAAAGCTCCTATAGACCCGGAGAAATTGGAAGCACATTCGCGAGGCGAAGGTGTAGGTAAGGGTGTAAAACATCCATTACATGCTGCAAAATTAAGGAAAAAGGAGAGGAAGTACACTTATGCTCAGGAACAAGCTGCCAGAGCTGAGATATTGTTGACTGAAGACCATGG TGGTTTAGAAGTAGATGAAGATGTAAAAACAACAGCAATATCACAGAAGATTATAGCCGAGAATGTAGACATCTCTGctgctacaaaaatatttgaattgaaCCTAGACTTTGGACCATACAGAGCAAAGTATTCTAGAAATGGACGGCATCTACTACTCGGCAGTAAAAAAGGACATTTGGCTGCTTTCGATTGGGTCACAAAGAAACTGcattttgaaattaatgttaTGGAATCTATTCATGATATCAG ttGGATGCACACCGAAACAATGGTGGCTGCGGCTCAGAAAGAGTGGCTGTACATGTATGATAACACGGGAACAGAGTTACATTGCGTCAAGAAGATGGATAAGATATTGCGCATGGAGTTTCTTCCCTATCATTTCTTACTGGCTGCTGTT AATGAATTTGGCTTCATGACATGGCTGGACATTTCCATTGGTGAAGTAGTAGGACACTACAACAATCATCTGGGAAGGACATCAGTAATTGCACAGAACCCGTACAATGCTACAATATGTTTAGGAAACTCCAAAGGAGTTGTGTCACTCTGGTCTCCGACTATTAAGGAACCACTGGCGAAGATATTGTGTCATAAAACACCACTCACTGCTATCGCTGTAGATAATAGAGGAAT GTACATGGCAACCTCAGGAGTAGACAGAAGTATGAAAATCTGGGACATAAGGAACTTGGATGGGCCTGTGCAACACTACAGACTGAGAAGTGCTCCCGTAGACTTAGAATTCTCGCAGAAGGATATGCTCGCTGTTGGATTGGATGAAGTCGTAGAAATATACAA CAATTGCTGCTCACAAACAACAGATCGGCCATACTTGAGACATAGGATGGCGAAGACGATAACTAATTTCAAATACTGTCCATATGAAGATGTGTTAGGAATTGGAACTAGGAGTGGATTCACAAGCATTATTGTACCAG GCAGTGGAGAGCCCAACTTCGACGCGTTGGAGAGCAATCCCTTCCAGAATAAGAAACAGAGGAAGGAGGCTGAAGTTAAAGCCTTGCTGGACAAGATACCTGCAGAGCTTATCACACTCAATCCATTTGATATTACTGAAGTGGATGTGCCTTCTCTGCAGGAACAAATGGAAGCTAAGAAAAAGCTTTTG TACCTCAAACCCAAGAAAATGGACTTTACTCCTAGGCACAAGAAGAAGGGCAAGACTCAAATAGCGAGAAAGAAGATTATAAAACAAGTAGCGAGAAAg GAGTTCATAGAACAAGCAAAGGAAGCGCAGAAAGCACTCGACCTGCCACAGCCAGAAAGCGCGAAGAAACCTTCATTCGGTGTCCTCGACAGATTTGTGCCAACAGttaaaactaagaaataa